In the Arthrobacter zhaoxinii genome, one interval contains:
- a CDS encoding flavin-containing monooxygenase: MSPTANFVRSALPVAVIGAGPSGLAAMRALSKQGLDFVGFEQHTEVGGLWNIGNPASTVYQSAHLISSKSTTEFTEFPMPEDTPDYPGHRHLQAYFRSYADHFGLRSFIRFGAAVTAAVRSDDDGVWTVSWEDAGGAESGRFSAVIVASGTLHTPAIPTLPGEFSGEIRHSASYKDPRELAGKRVLIVGAGNSGCDIAVDAVHHAAAVDISVRRGYYFIPKYIFGRPTDTLNQGKPMPRPLKQFFDTRLLRMFTGDPHRFGFPKPNYRIYESHPVVNSLILHHLGHGDLRVKGDIARLDGQTVHFRDGTSGDYDLILLATGYVLDYPFLDPSLLGWDGPSPSLYLNIFSRQAENLLVIGMVEASGLGWEGRFRQAELAAAYLAAQQQAPAAAGEFRQLLAGKSPDVTGGYRYLGLDRMSYYVNKDAYRAELDAHLDRLAAAGTAARSEVRP, translated from the coding sequence GTGTCTCCCACAGCAAACTTTGTACGATCGGCACTGCCGGTCGCCGTCATCGGCGCCGGACCCAGCGGCCTTGCCGCCATGCGGGCGTTGTCCAAGCAGGGGCTGGACTTTGTCGGATTTGAACAGCACACGGAGGTCGGGGGACTCTGGAACATCGGGAATCCGGCCAGCACGGTCTACCAGTCGGCCCATCTCATTTCCTCGAAATCCACCACGGAATTCACCGAATTCCCCATGCCGGAGGACACCCCGGACTATCCCGGGCACCGCCATCTGCAGGCCTATTTCCGCTCCTACGCCGACCACTTCGGCCTCCGGTCCTTTATCCGGTTCGGTGCGGCGGTTACCGCCGCGGTGCGGTCCGACGACGACGGCGTGTGGACGGTGTCCTGGGAGGATGCCGGCGGAGCGGAAAGCGGCAGGTTCAGTGCCGTCATTGTGGCATCCGGCACGTTGCATACCCCCGCCATTCCCACGCTGCCCGGAGAGTTCAGCGGCGAGATCCGCCATTCCGCTTCCTACAAGGACCCCCGGGAGCTGGCGGGGAAGCGGGTCCTGATCGTGGGCGCCGGCAACAGCGGCTGCGATATTGCGGTGGACGCCGTGCACCACGCCGCCGCCGTCGACATCAGCGTCCGGCGGGGGTACTACTTCATTCCCAAGTACATTTTCGGCCGGCCCACGGACACCCTGAACCAGGGCAAGCCAATGCCGCGGCCGCTGAAGCAGTTCTTCGACACCCGCCTGCTGCGGATGTTCACCGGAGATCCGCACCGCTTCGGTTTCCCGAAGCCCAACTACCGCATCTATGAGTCGCATCCGGTGGTGAACTCGCTGATCCTGCACCATCTGGGGCACGGGGACCTGCGGGTCAAGGGCGACATTGCCCGGCTGGACGGGCAGACCGTGCACTTCCGGGACGGGACCTCGGGGGACTATGACCTGATCCTGCTCGCCACGGGCTACGTGCTGGACTATCCCTTCCTGGACCCGTCGCTGCTTGGCTGGGACGGCCCGTCGCCGTCGTTGTACCTGAACATCTTCAGCCGCCAGGCGGAAAACCTGCTGGTCATCGGCATGGTGGAAGCCTCCGGCCTCGGATGGGAAGGCCGGTTCCGGCAGGCGGAGCTGGCAGCGGCCTACCTGGCGGCCCAGCAGCAGGCACCGGCCGCAGCGGGGGAGTTCCGGCAGCTGCTGGCCGGGAAGTCCCCGGATGTCACGGGCGGCTACCGTTATCTGGGCCTGGACCGGATGAGCTACTACGTGAACAAGGACGCGTACCGTGCCGAACTGGACGCACACCTGGACCGGCTGGCCGCCGCCGGGACCGCAGCGCGTAGCGAGGTGCGTCCCTGA
- the glpK gene encoding glycerol kinase GlpK, translating into MPDNPRYIIAIDQGTTSSRAIVFGHDGHIVSTGQKEHEQIFPHAGWVEHDPMEIWTNVREVVGSALSKANLTRHDIAAVGITNQRETAVVWDRRTGEPVYNAIVWQDTRTQPIVNELAANGGLDRFKDTVGLPLATYFSGTKIKWILDNVEGARERAEAGDLMFGNTDSWIVWNLTGGTDGGVHITDVTNASRTLFMNLETLTWDEEILKEFGIPKSMLPEIKSSSEVYGMVAGSQLLRETPVAGILGDQQAATFGQAAFEKGNAKNTYGTGCFLIFNTGEEIVRSENGLITTVAYQLGDAKPVYALEGSIAVTGSLVQWLRDNLGIINSAPEIEELARKVDDNGGVYIVPAFSGLFAPYWRADARGAMVGLTRYVNKNHIARAALEATAFQTREVLDAVNADSGVPLTELRVDGGMVANDALMQFQADILGVDVVRPKVIETTALGAAYAAGLAVGFWNDTDELEQNWAEGKRWVPQMEETERARQMRLWKKAVTKTFDWVDDDVQ; encoded by the coding sequence ATGCCTGACAATCCCAGGTACATCATCGCCATCGACCAGGGCACCACCAGCAGCCGTGCAATCGTCTTCGGCCACGACGGACACATCGTTTCCACCGGGCAGAAGGAACACGAGCAGATCTTCCCGCACGCCGGGTGGGTGGAGCACGATCCGATGGAGATCTGGACGAACGTCCGCGAGGTTGTGGGCAGCGCCCTGTCCAAGGCCAACCTGACCCGGCACGACATTGCCGCCGTCGGAATCACGAACCAGCGTGAAACAGCAGTGGTCTGGGACCGCAGGACCGGCGAACCTGTCTACAACGCCATTGTCTGGCAGGACACCCGCACGCAGCCCATCGTCAACGAGCTGGCCGCAAACGGCGGCCTGGACCGCTTCAAGGACACCGTTGGCCTGCCGCTGGCGACGTACTTCTCCGGAACGAAGATCAAGTGGATCCTGGACAACGTAGAGGGGGCACGTGAACGGGCAGAGGCGGGGGACCTCATGTTCGGCAACACGGACTCCTGGATTGTCTGGAACCTGACCGGCGGGACGGACGGCGGCGTGCACATCACTGATGTCACCAACGCTTCGCGCACCCTGTTCATGAACCTTGAGACACTCACCTGGGATGAGGAGATCCTCAAGGAATTCGGCATTCCGAAGTCCATGCTTCCGGAAATCAAGTCCTCCTCCGAGGTCTACGGCATGGTTGCCGGTTCGCAGCTGCTGCGCGAAACCCCGGTGGCAGGCATCCTCGGTGACCAGCAGGCCGCCACGTTCGGCCAGGCGGCCTTCGAAAAGGGCAATGCCAAGAACACCTACGGCACCGGCTGCTTCCTGATCTTCAACACGGGCGAGGAGATTGTCCGTTCCGAGAACGGCCTCATCACCACGGTGGCCTACCAGCTGGGTGACGCCAAGCCGGTCTACGCGCTTGAAGGCTCCATTGCCGTCACCGGATCCCTGGTCCAGTGGCTCCGCGACAACCTGGGCATCATCAACAGCGCCCCGGAGATCGAAGAGCTCGCCCGCAAGGTGGACGACAACGGCGGCGTGTACATCGTGCCCGCATTCTCCGGACTCTTCGCACCGTACTGGCGTGCAGATGCGCGCGGTGCGATGGTCGGCCTGACCCGCTACGTGAACAAGAACCACATTGCCCGGGCCGCACTGGAAGCCACCGCTTTCCAGACCCGGGAAGTGCTCGATGCCGTGAACGCCGACTCCGGTGTCCCGCTGACGGAACTGCGCGTGGACGGCGGTATGGTCGCCAATGACGCCCTCATGCAGTTCCAGGCAGACATCCTCGGCGTCGACGTCGTCCGCCCCAAGGTCATCGAGACCACGGCACTGGGCGCCGCATACGCCGCAGGCCTGGCTGTCGGATTCTGGAACGACACCGACGAGCTCGAGCAGAACTGGGCTGAAGGCAAGCGCTGGGTCCCGCAGATGGAAGAAACCGAACGTGCGCGCCAGATGCGCCTCTGGAAGAAGGCTGTCACCAAGACCTTCGACTGGGTTGACGACGACGTTCAGTAA
- a CDS encoding MIP/aquaporin family protein — MTLGEVFISELAGTAILIILGCGVVANVALAKTKGAGGGFLMVNWGWAIGVFAGVYAAALSGAHINPAVTVGLWASGADEFAPGVEVSFSAAMVYFAGQMVGAIIGAFVAWLAYKKQFDDEPDAANILGVFSTGPAIRSYGWNVVTEVVGTFVLVFIIIAFAGTPDELGPLAVALLVLGIGASLGGPTGYAINPARDLGPRIVHALLPIPGKGSSDWAYAWVPVVGPLIGGALGGLLGAQLPLPILE, encoded by the coding sequence GTGACTCTGGGAGAAGTTTTCATTAGTGAGCTGGCCGGAACGGCCATCCTCATTATTCTTGGCTGCGGTGTCGTGGCCAACGTCGCCCTTGCAAAGACGAAGGGGGCCGGCGGCGGCTTCCTGATGGTCAACTGGGGGTGGGCCATCGGTGTGTTTGCCGGCGTATACGCAGCCGCTCTCTCGGGTGCGCACATCAACCCCGCCGTGACCGTGGGCCTGTGGGCCAGTGGCGCGGACGAATTCGCGCCCGGCGTTGAAGTGTCCTTCAGTGCGGCCATGGTCTACTTCGCCGGACAGATGGTCGGTGCCATCATAGGTGCGTTCGTGGCATGGCTCGCCTACAAGAAGCAGTTCGATGACGAGCCTGACGCAGCCAACATCCTGGGCGTCTTCTCCACCGGTCCTGCCATCCGGTCCTACGGCTGGAACGTTGTCACCGAGGTCGTGGGCACCTTCGTCCTGGTCTTCATCATCATCGCCTTCGCCGGTACCCCGGACGAGCTTGGCCCCCTGGCCGTGGCGCTGCTGGTGCTCGGCATCGGCGCATCGCTCGGCGGACCCACCGGCTACGCCATCAACCCTGCCCGTGACCTCGGCCCGCGCATCGTGCACGCCCTGCTGCCCATCCCGGGCAAGGGCAGCAGCGACTGGGCCTACGCCTGGGTGCCGGTTGTCGGCCCGCTGATCGGCGGTGCCCTGGGTGGACTCCTGGGCGCCCAGCTTCCCCTTCCGATTCTGGAATAA
- a CDS encoding aldo/keto reductase — MQPAPRIPLNNGVLMDQVGFGTYKIPADDAARLCLDALEAGYRHIDTAALYGNEAGVGEAVRSFTGRNDAARTDIFVTSKVWNTDQGYDPTLRAFDASLSRLGLDYLDLYLIHWPCPQRGQFIDTYRALEQLYAEGRVRAIGVSNFQPSHLEQLLDATGIVPAVNQIELHPWLAQEELRQLHQRLGIRTAAWSPLGRGAVLADPAVERIAAELGRTPAQVILRWHLDLGNIVIPKASSPERIAGNLDLYSFELTDEDRTALNRLDRGHRSGSHPDEVN, encoded by the coding sequence ATGCAGCCTGCACCCCGAATCCCGCTCAATAACGGCGTCCTGATGGACCAGGTCGGCTTCGGCACGTACAAGATTCCCGCCGACGACGCCGCCCGGCTGTGCCTGGACGCGCTCGAGGCGGGTTACCGGCACATCGATACGGCCGCCCTGTACGGCAACGAGGCAGGTGTGGGCGAGGCCGTACGGTCCTTCACCGGCAGGAACGACGCCGCGCGGACCGACATCTTCGTCACCTCCAAGGTCTGGAACACCGACCAGGGCTACGACCCGACCCTGCGGGCCTTCGACGCGTCCCTGTCCCGGCTGGGCCTGGATTATCTGGATCTGTACCTGATCCACTGGCCCTGCCCGCAGCGGGGACAGTTCATCGACACTTACCGGGCGCTGGAACAGCTCTACGCCGAGGGCCGGGTCCGCGCCATCGGCGTCTCCAACTTCCAGCCTTCCCATCTGGAGCAGCTGCTGGACGCGACCGGGATTGTTCCCGCGGTAAACCAGATTGAGCTGCACCCGTGGCTGGCGCAGGAGGAACTGCGGCAGCTGCACCAGCGGCTGGGGATCCGCACGGCCGCCTGGAGTCCGCTGGGCCGCGGGGCGGTATTGGCGGACCCGGCCGTCGAGCGGATCGCCGCCGAGCTGGGCCGCACTCCGGCGCAGGTGATCCTGCGCTGGCACCTGGACCTGGGCAACATCGTCATCCCCAAGGCCAGCAGCCCCGAGCGGATTGCCGGCAACCTGGACCTCTACTCCTTCGAGCTGACCGACGAGGACAGGACCGCTTTGAACCGGCTGGACCGCGGGCACCGCTCCGGTTCGCATCCCGACGAGGTGAACTGA
- a CDS encoding alpha/beta fold hydrolase — protein sequence MSGTAAHRPLTPSGAPEPFFRKAAVRSFTVDGAVQVCRDFPPVTGDDAGLPPIFMVHGFRGDHHGLLRIVEALPRHRILVPDLPGFGSGAALPGRHDVPAYTGFIREALAALGLGPDTVLLGHSFGSIIAAHLAAESPELISELVLVNPICEPALEGPKGITSKAAELYYRLAAALPEKPGMALLRSPVIVRGMSMLMAKTKDPGLRRWIHAQHDAYFSAFANRRVVLDAFRASISATVRDVAAQLTMPVLLIAAEQDDIGSVRGQRLLAERIPDAELDILPGVGHLVHYEKPAEAADTIEDFLSRRHP from the coding sequence ATGTCCGGGACTGCGGCGCACCGGCCGCTGACGCCGTCGGGCGCCCCGGAACCGTTCTTCCGCAAAGCCGCGGTCCGGTCATTTACCGTGGACGGTGCCGTGCAGGTCTGCCGCGATTTCCCGCCGGTGACCGGCGACGACGCGGGCCTCCCGCCGATCTTTATGGTCCACGGTTTCCGCGGCGACCATCACGGACTGCTGCGGATTGTCGAAGCGCTCCCCCGGCACCGGATCCTGGTGCCGGATCTTCCCGGCTTCGGGTCCGGTGCCGCGCTTCCGGGCCGGCACGATGTCCCCGCGTACACCGGTTTCATCCGCGAGGCGTTGGCCGCACTGGGCCTGGGGCCGGACACCGTCCTGCTCGGCCATTCCTTCGGTTCCATCATTGCCGCCCACCTGGCAGCCGAGTCGCCGGAGCTGATCAGTGAACTGGTGCTGGTCAACCCGATCTGCGAGCCTGCACTGGAAGGGCCCAAAGGGATCACCAGCAAGGCCGCCGAACTCTACTACCGGCTGGCCGCGGCGCTGCCGGAGAAACCCGGGATGGCGCTGCTGCGCAGCCCGGTGATTGTCCGTGGCATGAGCATGCTGATGGCGAAGACGAAGGATCCCGGCCTGCGCCGCTGGATCCATGCCCAGCACGATGCCTATTTCAGTGCATTTGCCAACCGCCGGGTGGTCCTGGACGCCTTCCGGGCCTCCATCTCAGCCACGGTGCGCGACGTCGCCGCACAGTTGACCATGCCGGTGCTGCTGATCGCGGCGGAACAGGACGACATCGGATCCGTTCGGGGGCAGCGCCTGCTCGCGGAGCGCATCCCCGACGCGGAACTGGATATCCTGCCCGGCGTCGGGCATCTGGTGCACTATGAGAAGCCGGCCGAAGCGGCCGATACGATCGAGGATTTCCTCTCCCGGAGGCACCCGTGA
- a CDS encoding glycosyltransferase family 4 protein gives MRLAVDARFTRTDHHDGISRYGASLIEAVSGHADVLMLISDERQLALLPDLPWVKINSPLSPAELFVAFRINRLRADAVFCPMQTMGSWGRKYPLILTLHDLIYYSNPTPPSFLPLPVRALWRLYHLSYRPQRLLLNRADVVATISDTTSGLMRRHRLTKRPVRMVANAPQDGAAPRDPETGADATLLYMGSFMPYKNVETIIRGMEHLPDFTLHLLSRISDARRAELEALIPAGAHVRFHNGVTDEEYDALLRRTTALVTLSKAEGYGLPVIEAMAAGTPVVASDIPIFREVSGGAALLVDPDDPAAFAGAVRQLGEPGRWQKASDAGVQRAADYSWGASAAQLMEAAGEAVRLFPGRRRRR, from the coding sequence ATGCGCCTGGCCGTAGACGCACGCTTCACCCGCACCGACCACCATGACGGCATCAGCCGGTACGGCGCCAGCCTGATCGAAGCCGTGAGCGGGCATGCCGATGTCCTGATGCTGATCTCCGACGAACGCCAGCTGGCCCTGCTTCCGGACCTGCCGTGGGTGAAGATCAACAGTCCGCTCTCCCCGGCGGAGCTGTTTGTGGCGTTCCGGATCAACCGGCTGCGCGCGGACGCCGTCTTCTGTCCCATGCAGACGATGGGCAGCTGGGGGCGGAAGTATCCGCTCATCCTGACCCTGCATGACCTGATCTACTACTCGAACCCGACGCCGCCGTCGTTCCTGCCGTTGCCGGTGCGTGCACTGTGGCGGCTGTACCACCTGTCCTACCGGCCGCAGCGGCTGCTGCTGAACCGGGCCGACGTCGTCGCCACCATCAGCGACACGACCAGCGGGCTGATGCGCCGGCACCGGCTGACGAAACGTCCGGTCCGGATGGTGGCCAATGCACCGCAGGACGGTGCCGCACCGCGGGATCCGGAGACCGGCGCGGATGCGACGCTGCTGTATATGGGCTCCTTCATGCCCTACAAGAACGTGGAAACGATCATCCGCGGCATGGAGCACCTGCCGGACTTCACGCTGCACCTGCTCAGCCGGATTTCCGACGCGCGGCGGGCCGAGCTTGAAGCGCTGATCCCCGCCGGCGCGCACGTCCGGTTCCACAACGGCGTGACCGATGAGGAGTATGACGCCCTCCTGCGCCGCACCACGGCGCTGGTGACCCTGTCCAAAGCCGAAGGGTACGGGCTGCCGGTGATCGAAGCGATGGCTGCCGGCACCCCCGTCGTCGCCAGTGATATTCCGATCTTCCGTGAGGTTTCGGGCGGCGCGGCACTGCTGGTGGATCCGGATGACCCGGCGGCGTTTGCCGGCGCCGTGCGGCAGCTGGGCGAGCCGGGGCGCTGGCAGAAGGCGTCCGACGCCGGCGTGCAGCGCGCGGCCGACTACAGCTGGGGTGCCTCCGCCGCCCAGCTCATGGAAGCGGCCGGGGAGGCTGTCCGCCTGTTCCCCGGCCGCCGCCGTCGTCGTTGA
- a CDS encoding NADP-dependent oxidoreductase, whose product MSSYTGREIQLASRPEGWPTEENFRLTEAAVPELQEGQILVRNLYMSVDPYMRGRMNDVKSYVPPFKLDAPLEGGAVGEVVESRSESHKPGDKILHGLGWRDYAVLDGGRARVIDTEQAPASAYLGVLGMTGLTAYVGLTKVAEFREGDVVFVSGAAGAVGSLVGQIAKALGAKKVIGSAGSAEKVQHLLDLGFDEAFNYHDGPVKDSLKKAAGADGIDVYFDNVGGEHLEAALSVMNKFGRIAMCGAISQYNDAPVGPRNLAIAIGKEITLRGFIVGSYNKYADEFASLMTGWLQENKVRYDETFVDGLENAPQAFIDLMKGANKGKMIVTLGK is encoded by the coding sequence ATGAGCAGTTACACCGGCCGCGAAATCCAGCTCGCTTCCCGCCCCGAAGGCTGGCCGACGGAGGAGAACTTCCGCCTGACCGAGGCGGCGGTGCCCGAGCTGCAGGAGGGCCAGATCCTGGTCCGCAACCTGTACATGTCCGTGGACCCCTACATGCGCGGCCGGATGAACGACGTCAAGTCCTATGTTCCGCCGTTCAAGCTCGATGCACCGCTCGAAGGCGGCGCCGTAGGCGAAGTCGTGGAGTCCCGCTCCGAAAGCCACAAGCCGGGTGACAAGATCCTCCACGGCCTCGGCTGGCGGGACTACGCCGTTCTCGACGGAGGCCGCGCCCGGGTCATCGACACCGAACAGGCACCCGCCAGCGCCTACCTCGGCGTCCTGGGCATGACCGGCCTGACCGCATATGTCGGCCTGACCAAGGTCGCCGAATTCCGGGAAGGCGACGTCGTCTTCGTCTCCGGTGCCGCCGGTGCGGTGGGCTCGCTGGTTGGCCAGATCGCCAAGGCGCTGGGAGCCAAAAAGGTTATCGGCAGCGCCGGTTCCGCCGAGAAGGTCCAGCACCTGCTGGACCTTGGCTTCGATGAGGCGTTCAACTACCACGACGGTCCGGTCAAGGATTCACTGAAGAAGGCTGCCGGAGCTGACGGCATCGACGTCTACTTCGACAACGTGGGCGGCGAGCACCTCGAAGCCGCCCTTTCCGTGATGAACAAGTTCGGCCGGATCGCCATGTGCGGTGCCATCTCGCAGTACAACGATGCACCGGTCGGCCCGCGGAACCTGGCCATTGCCATCGGTAAGGAAATCACGCTGCGCGGGTTCATAGTCGGCAGCTACAACAAGTACGCCGACGAGTTTGCCTCCCTGATGACCGGCTGGCTGCAGGAAAACAAGGTCCGCTACGACGAGACCTTCGTTGATGGCCTGGAGAACGCCCCGCAGGCCTTTATCGACCTGATGAAGGGCGCCAACAAGGGCAAGATGATCGTGACCCTGGGCAAGTAA
- a CDS encoding MarR family winged helix-turn-helix transcriptional regulator gives MNESLQRQVCFSLYSASRAATALYRPMLDDLGLTYPQYLVMSLLWEQDGQTVRDLGEALDLDSGTLSPLLKRLEAADLVQRRRAVEDERRVRIDLTDAGRALEQQARNLPERLAESAGLEPAELRRLQETLAKVTAALRQAAAK, from the coding sequence ATGAACGAATCACTGCAGCGCCAGGTGTGCTTCTCGCTGTACTCCGCCTCGAGAGCGGCCACGGCCCTGTACCGGCCGATGCTCGATGATCTCGGCCTGACCTACCCGCAGTACCTGGTGATGTCGCTGCTCTGGGAACAGGACGGACAAACCGTCCGGGACCTGGGGGAGGCGCTGGACCTGGACTCCGGGACGCTCTCTCCGCTGCTCAAGCGGCTCGAAGCGGCGGATCTGGTGCAGCGCCGTCGTGCCGTCGAAGACGAGCGGCGTGTCCGTATCGACCTCACAGATGCCGGCCGTGCACTCGAGCAGCAGGCGAGGAACCTTCCGGAACGGCTGGCGGAATCAGCAGGACTGGAGCCTGCCGAACTGAGACGCCTGCAGGAGACCCTCGCGAAGGTCACCGCCGCCCTGCGGCAGGCCGCAGCAAAATGA
- a CDS encoding HNH endonuclease — MFEYSASADHRREGPMEVQSAVFDAWVEYLGDVPGSREDAKGEHPDSELINQLRALEDLKAAASAAQARIAAAFDASQRRLQARAGERTENLGRGVASQVALARRESPNKGGRLLGFAKALTSEMPYTLRALTAGRISEWRAMLLVRETACLSVEDRRRVDEEVAGDLPLLETLGDRQIIARTKAAAYRLDPRAAVNRASKAASERFVSCRPAPDTMTYLTGLLPVADGVGVYAALSREADRLRAAGDPRGRGQIMADTLVQRVTGQAEPGSVKVEIQLVMTDRTLLAGDSEPALVPGYGPVPAQWARNLVRHGIRGIPKRRIKDGPERYGERWIRRLYTAPDSGELIAMDSRARLFPGSLAHFIAVRDQTCRMAWCGAPIRHVDHVHPHSRGGPTSAANGQGLCEACNHAKEAPGWNAAAMRMEGEAGTAPAGTGVSPTVVTTTPTGHTYRSAPPPLPGKPQAASLPRQREGSPAETLFADLLWAA; from the coding sequence ATGTTCGAATATTCGGCATCGGCCGACCATCGCCGGGAAGGACCCATGGAGGTCCAATCCGCGGTATTCGACGCCTGGGTGGAGTATCTGGGCGACGTTCCCGGAAGCCGGGAGGATGCAAAAGGCGAGCATCCGGATTCGGAACTGATCAACCAGCTCAGGGCATTGGAAGACCTCAAGGCTGCCGCTTCTGCTGCCCAGGCGCGTATCGCTGCAGCATTCGATGCCTCGCAGCGCCGCCTGCAGGCGCGGGCCGGTGAGCGGACCGAAAACCTGGGGCGCGGGGTGGCATCGCAGGTTGCATTAGCCCGGAGGGAATCCCCCAACAAGGGCGGACGGTTGCTGGGTTTCGCAAAAGCATTGACGTCGGAGATGCCGTATACGCTCCGGGCACTGACCGCCGGAAGAATCAGTGAGTGGCGGGCAATGCTGCTGGTCCGCGAGACTGCCTGCCTGTCCGTCGAGGACCGGCGCCGCGTGGACGAGGAGGTGGCCGGTGATCTCCCGCTTCTGGAAACCCTCGGCGACCGGCAGATTATTGCCCGTACCAAGGCTGCCGCGTACCGGCTGGATCCGCGGGCTGCGGTAAACCGCGCTTCAAAGGCCGCCTCCGAACGCTTTGTCTCCTGCCGCCCGGCGCCGGACACCATGACGTATCTGACTGGATTGCTGCCCGTAGCCGACGGGGTAGGTGTTTATGCAGCGCTTTCCCGCGAGGCTGACCGCCTGCGTGCTGCCGGCGATCCCCGCGGCCGCGGTCAGATCATGGCGGACACCCTGGTGCAACGCGTCACCGGTCAGGCCGAACCGGGGTCCGTGAAAGTCGAAATCCAGCTGGTAATGACTGACCGCACCTTGCTGGCCGGCGATTCCGAACCGGCATTGGTCCCCGGCTACGGACCGGTCCCGGCACAGTGGGCCCGGAACCTGGTTCGGCACGGGATCCGGGGCATACCAAAACGGCGGATCAAGGACGGACCCGAGAGGTATGGGGAACGCTGGATCCGGAGGCTTTACACCGCTCCCGACAGTGGTGAGCTGATTGCGATGGATTCCCGTGCGCGGTTATTTCCAGGTTCCCTTGCGCATTTCATCGCAGTCCGGGACCAGACCTGCAGGATGGCCTGGTGCGGAGCTCCGATACGACACGTGGACCATGTCCATCCGCACAGCCGCGGCGGACCAACAAGTGCAGCCAACGGGCAGGGACTGTGTGAAGCCTGCAATCACGCAAAAGAAGCACCGGGCTGGAATGCGGCAGCAATGAGGATGGAAGGCGAAGCCGGCACCGCTCCTGCCGGCACCGGTGTCTCCCCGACAGTCGTGACGACCACGCCTACCGGGCACACCTACCGATCCGCCCCACCTCCCTTACCTGGCAAACCTCAGGCGGCTAGTCTGCCGAGACAGAGGGAAGGCTCCCCCGCCGAAACCCTCTTTGCGGATCTACTCTGGGCGGCTTGA
- a CDS encoding MBL fold metallo-hydrolase: MRLGPHLHRIGNDIVAAYLVDTDDGVTVVDTGLPGHWDDLIAELRAMGRSLDDVRGAVLTHGDSDHIGFAERLRREVGVPVFVHSLDAERARSGGKPKTAMGSVRVFPLLQFALYGLRKRGWRPKYLSQVTEVADGDILALPGSPRVIALPGHSPGSIAVHVPVADAVFVGDALTTRHVLTGISGIQPAPFTDDPDAALDSLGRLAGVEASWVLPGHGAPWRGDPGDLQVLARRAKEQLPHQKK, translated from the coding sequence ATGAGACTCGGACCGCATCTGCACCGCATCGGCAATGACATAGTGGCTGCCTATCTGGTGGATACGGATGATGGCGTAACTGTCGTAGACACCGGATTGCCCGGACACTGGGACGATCTGATCGCCGAACTGCGGGCGATGGGCCGCTCCCTCGACGATGTGCGCGGAGCAGTCCTCACGCACGGAGACAGCGACCATATCGGCTTTGCCGAAAGGCTGCGAAGGGAGGTCGGCGTACCGGTCTTTGTGCACTCGCTCGATGCCGAACGTGCGCGCAGCGGCGGCAAGCCTAAAACCGCCATGGGTTCCGTGCGGGTCTTCCCTCTGCTCCAGTTCGCCCTCTACGGGCTGCGTAAACGCGGCTGGCGCCCAAAATACCTCAGCCAGGTGACTGAAGTGGCAGATGGAGACATCCTCGCGCTTCCGGGCTCCCCTCGGGTGATCGCCCTGCCGGGTCATTCCCCGGGAAGCATTGCCGTCCATGTGCCCGTCGCCGACGCCGTTTTCGTCGGCGATGCGTTGACCACGCGCCACGTGCTGACCGGGATATCGGGCATCCAACCCGCACCATTCACCGATGATCCGGATGCTGCGCTCGATTCCCTCGGCCGGCTCGCGGGGGTGGAGGCCAGCTGGGTGCTTCCCGGGCACGGCGCTCCATGGCGTGGAGATCCCGGAGATTTGCAGGTGCTCGCCCGCCGGGCGAAAGAACAACTTCCACACCAGAAAAAGTAG
- a CDS encoding Hsp20/alpha crystallin family protein, translating into MAMKFDPFQELDRMTQALRGEGTLRGMPMDLYRQGDQYILAADLPGIDPGSIDIDVDGQLLTIRAQRTLQNTDGVKWLTRERESGSFLRQLNLGQGIDTEKISAQYENGVLSVIIPVVERAKPRKIAVQTSSESTAIRGETAAEGKDDAREAVQA; encoded by the coding sequence ATGGCTATGAAGTTTGATCCGTTCCAGGAACTGGACCGTATGACTCAGGCACTGCGCGGCGAAGGAACTCTGCGCGGCATGCCCATGGACCTTTACCGGCAGGGCGACCAGTACATCCTCGCAGCCGACCTCCCGGGGATCGATCCCGGTTCCATCGACATTGACGTTGATGGCCAGCTGCTCACCATCCGCGCCCAGCGCACGCTGCAGAACACGGACGGCGTCAAATGGCTGACCCGTGAACGTGAAAGCGGTTCCTTCCTGCGCCAGCTGAACCTGGGCCAGGGCATCGACACCGAAAAGATCTCCGCACAGTATGAGAACGGTGTCCTCAGTGTCATCATCCCTGTGGTTGAGCGGGCCAAGCCCCGCAAGATCGCGGTCCAGACGTCGTCCGAAAGCACGGCGATCAGGGGCGAAACCGCAGCCGAGGGCAAAGACGACGCCCGTGAAGCCGTTCAGGCATAG